The Euphorbia lathyris chromosome 8, ddEupLath1.1, whole genome shotgun sequence genome has a window encoding:
- the LOC136202506 gene encoding uncharacterized protein translates to MIPISARRTISIPQPPLTQPLLSPSIKIQLRLRKIPFPHLKTPLIIDTKSLSSSSLLVSMPMEQSSSSSSSSSSLILTSGASGRINALFSVRALKSLLMFINTIVLLILLPFRGRRRSAVVPLGSPSPEKRRDFEECGTHRKGTTMVRVPTRIVPWKSSASSSSGGGGAGAVVVVDPEVAVRRALAVRRVVEDDDPNCVREYSMFVTARGDTIFTQLWSPVSVKIRGLVVIMHGLNEHSDRYTDFAKQLNSHGFKVYGMDWIGHGGSDGLHAYVPSLDYAVSDLKSFLNKVTGENPELPCFCFGHSTGAAIVLKALLDPKIEARVAGVVLTSPAVGVQPSHPIFVVLAPIFSFLLPRYQFSAANKKGMPVSRDPEALVAKYSDPLVYTGSIRVRTGYEILRITTYLQQNLSRLRVPFLVLHGTADTVTDPKASEKLYEEASSTDKTIKLLEGFLHDLLFEPEREDIMNDIIDWLNCRV, encoded by the exons ATGATTCCGATATCAGCTAGAAGAACCATTTCAATACCACAACCTCCATTAACGCAACCTCTCCTCTCTCCCTCCATCAAAATTCAACTCCGTCTCCGGAAAATTCCTTTTCCACACCTCAAAACGCCGTTGATTATTGATACAAAATcactatcttcttcttctttattgGTTTCAATGCCAATGGAACAATCTTCTTCTTCGTCGTCGTCATCGTCGTCTTTGATTTTGACCTCCGGTGCCAGTGGCCGTATCAATGCGTTGTTTTCGGTTCGGGCGCTGAAGAGTCTATTGATGTTTATAAACACAATCGTGTTGCTGATTCTTCTCCCATTTCGTGGCCGGAGGAGGTCGGCGGTGGTTCCTTTAGGTTCTCCGTCGCCGGAGAAGCGTAGAGATTTTGAGGAGTGTGGGACTCATAGGAAGGGGACCACTATGGTGCGGGTCCCGACGAGAATCGTTCCGTGGAAGAGTAGCGCATCGTCGTCTTCTGGTGGTGGTGGTGCTGGAGCGGTGGTGGTGGTGGACCCGGAGGTGGCGGTGAGGAGGGCGCTTGCTGTTCGGAGGGTGGTGGAGGACGACGATCCCAATTGCGTTCGGGAGTATTCGATGTTTGTTACTGCAAGAGGGGACACCATTTTTACCCAATTGTGGAGCCCTGTTTCAGTCAAAATTag GGGACTGGTGGTAATTATGCATGGACTGAATGAACACAG TGACAGATACACCGACTTCGCAAAGCAGCTGAATTCTCATGGATTTAAAGTTTATGGAATGGATTGGATTG GACATGGTGGAAGTGATGGACTCCATGCTTATGTTCCTTCTCTTGATTACGCAGTCAGTGATTTG AAATCATTTCTTAATAAAGTGACGGGAGAGAATCCTGAGCTGCCATGTTTTTGCTTTGGACACTCAACCGGAGCAGCTATTGTCCTTAAG GCATTGCTGGATCCAAAAATCGAGGCTCGAGTTGCTGGAGTAGTATTGACTTCACCTGCAGTAGGAGTTCAACCATCCCATCCTATTTTTGTG GTACTAGCcccaattttttcatttttgttgCCAAGGTATCAATTTAGTGCAGCAAATAAAAAAGGTATGCCAGTTTCTCGAGACCCGGAGGCACTAGTCGCAAAGTACTCCGATCCATTAGTGTACACTGGATCAATCAGGGTAAGAACCGGATACGAGATTCTGAGAATAACAACATACTTGCAGCAGAATCTAAGCAGATTGAGAGTTCCTTTCCTAGTTCTTCATGGTACTGCTGACACAGTAACCGACCCTAAAGCCTCAGAAAAACTTTACGAAGAAGCATCCTCAACCGACAAAACTATCAAACTGTTGGAAGGATTTTTACATGATTTACTATTCGAACCAGAACGAGAAGACATCATGAATGACATAATTGATTGGTTGAACTGTAGAGTATAA